In Gammaproteobacteria bacterium, one DNA window encodes the following:
- a CDS encoding nucleotidyltransferase domain-containing protein, whose translation MTGEWPFGLSPATLEKLNTVFAQHDAIDSVLIYGSRAKGNFRAGSDIDLTIKGDEISFTEFMQIEDQIDDLMLPYTVDLSQYYQLENTDLVAHIDRIGVAIYNKKDGKQ comes from the coding sequence ATGACCGGTGAGTGGCCATTCGGCTTATCGCCTGCGACACTGGAAAAACTCAACACTGTGTTTGCGCAGCACGACGCTATCGATTCGGTGTTGATCTACGGTTCACGCGCCAAAGGAAATTTCCGCGCCGGTTCCGATATCGACTTGACCATCAAAGGCGATGAAATTTCGTTCACCGAGTTCATGCAGATCGAAGACCAGATCGACGATTTGATGCTGCCGTATACCGTCGATTTGTCGCAGTATTACCAACTGGAAAACACCGATCTGGTCGCGCATATCGACCGGATTGGAGTAGCCATTTATAACAAAAAGGATGGTAAGCAATAA
- the trbK gene encoding entry exclusion lipoprotein TrbK: MNFKFSIVCILGLGILLTGCGGVPEATSENCSGRGMESALTAFKNNEAAREAFIAKCDELKKKGN, encoded by the coding sequence ATGAATTTTAAATTTAGCATCGTTTGTATTCTTGGCCTCGGCATCTTGTTGACCGGTTGTGGCGGAGTTCCTGAAGCAACTTCGGAAAATTGCTCAGGAAGAGGAATGGAATCAGCGCTGACAGCATTCAAGAACAACGAAGCTGCGCGGGAAGCTTTTATCGCTAAATGTGACGAACTGAAGAAGAAAGGAAATTAA
- a CDS encoding threonylcarbamoyl-AMP synthase, whose translation MAQFFSIHTDTPNIRLIRQAVAIVRSGGIIVYPTDSCYALGCHIGDKDAMTRIRAIRQVDERHHFTLVCRNLAEIATYAKVDNSQYRLLKATTPGSYTFILQATREVPRRLQHPKRSTIGLRIPGHPVVQALLEELDEPLLSSTLLLPGDEFPLNDAEEIRERLEHQVELVMDAGSCGIDMTTVIDLTTDVPALVRPGRGDLEPFGIDHG comes from the coding sequence GTGGCGCAATTTTTTTCCATCCACACCGACACCCCGAATATTCGCCTGATCCGGCAGGCCGTCGCCATCGTGCGCAGCGGCGGCATTATCGTGTACCCGACCGATTCGTGCTATGCGTTGGGCTGCCATATTGGCGATAAAGATGCGATGACGCGCATCCGCGCCATCCGGCAAGTGGACGAGCGCCATCATTTCACGCTGGTATGCCGCAATCTGGCGGAAATCGCCACTTACGCCAAGGTCGATAACAGCCAGTACCGTTTGCTGAAAGCGACAACGCCCGGCAGCTATACGTTTATTTTGCAGGCGACACGCGAAGTGCCGCGGCGCTTGCAGCACCCGAAACGCAGCACCATCGGTTTGCGCATTCCCGGTCATCCGGTGGTTCAGGCGTTGCTGGAAGAACTTGATGAACCGCTGCTCAGCTCTACCTTGCTATTGCCGGGAGACGAATTTCCGCTGAACGATGCGGAAGAAATCCGCGAACGCTTGGAACATCAGGTGGAATTGGTCATGGACGCCGGTTCCTGCGGCATCGACATGACTACCGTGATCGACTTGACCACCGATGTGCCCGCACTGGTGCGGCCAGGCAGAGGCGATCTCGAACCGTTTGGAATCGATCATGGATGA
- a CDS encoding PHP domain-containing protein has protein sequence MLNIDLHCHSSISDGLLTPAQLVERAAERGVEILALTDHDDIAGLAEARRAAEAKSITFINGVEISVSWRGRTLHIVGLGIDPDYAPLAEGLAVVRAGRAQRARNIAAELEKIGIQGSLEGAYTFVGVRSLIGRTHFARFLVEQGYAKDVKSVFKKYLVKGKPGYTPHEWAPLSDALSWIRGSGGHAVIAHPGRYDLGKNVLNDLLDEFCALGGSALEVVTSSHTPEQMQLFAQHANSRNLLVSCGSDFHGPGESHFDLGQLPEFPLGCTPVWQHWKNTVNAELID, from the coding sequence ATGCTCAATATTGATTTACATTGTCATTCTTCAATTTCTGACGGTTTACTGACACCGGCACAACTGGTTGAGCGCGCTGCCGAACGCGGCGTGGAAATTCTCGCATTAACCGATCACGATGATATCGCAGGCCTGGCGGAAGCGCGCAGGGCTGCTGAAGCGAAAAGTATCACATTTATAAACGGCGTGGAAATATCCGTCAGTTGGCGCGGTCGTACCTTGCATATCGTCGGGCTGGGCATCGATCCCGATTACGCCCCGCTGGCCGAGGGTTTGGCGGTGGTGCGCGCCGGCCGTGCGCAACGCGCCCGCAACATCGCCGCAGAACTGGAAAAAATCGGTATTCAAGGCAGCCTGGAAGGCGCTTACACTTTTGTCGGCGTGCGCAGTCTGATCGGCCGCACGCACTTTGCTCGTTTTCTGGTGGAGCAAGGTTATGCCAAGGACGTCAAATCGGTGTTCAAGAAATATCTGGTCAAAGGCAAACCAGGTTACACCCCGCACGAATGGGCGCCGCTCAGCGACGCGTTGAGCTGGATTCGCGGCAGCGGCGGACATGCGGTCATCGCCCACCCCGGGCGTTACGATCTGGGTAAAAACGTGCTGAACGATCTGCTTGACGAATTTTGCGCACTCGGCGGTTCGGCGCTCGAAGTGGTGACGTCGAGCCACACGCCGGAGCAAATGCAGCTTTTCGCGCAGCACGCTAATAGCAGGAATTTGCTGGTTTCCTGCGGCTCGGATTTTCATGGGCCGGGCGAAAGCCATTTTGATCTCGGGCAACTGCCGGAATTTCCGCTCGGCTGTACCCCTGTCTGGCAGCATTGGAAAAACACCGTCAACGCCGAACTGATCGATTGA
- a CDS encoding DUF2971 domain-containing protein, which translates to MEENDDLIRKTLWDDYDNSKDYPDQRPLLAHYTSISTIEKIINSNELWLSNPLFMNDWEELRFGMNAGADSFRTSRLIANACGSTAIHSTLIQAFDKIFHRFANDHAIDTYILCFSEHDPNDADGLLSMWRGYGEVGSGAALVIDTSKINTNAIEDIPLSIGRVHYATQNERISWIENKIKDLTHLINMLPKSQKVFEFMAQIWFERLLMFSLFTKHKGFSEEQEWRLVYVKERDPKFIFSSFLSYSITSQGVHPKLKLRLSEFSKASDLLPDFNIADLTDRILLGPTISSELSVQSFRRMFRLTSHHLLVDKIRASTIPFRP; encoded by the coding sequence TTGGAAGAAAATGATGATTTAATAAGAAAAACCTTATGGGATGATTACGATAATTCCAAAGATTATCCGGATCAAAGGCCGCTTCTTGCTCACTATACTTCAATATCGACGATTGAAAAGATCATCAACAGTAATGAGCTCTGGCTTTCTAATCCGTTGTTTATGAATGATTGGGAAGAACTTCGATTTGGTATGAATGCAGGAGCTGATAGCTTTCGAACAAGTCGATTAATTGCGAATGCTTGTGGATCAACTGCAATACACAGCACTCTTATACAAGCTTTCGATAAAATATTTCATAGATTCGCCAATGATCATGCTATCGATACCTACATCCTGTGTTTTTCTGAGCATGATCCCAATGATGCAGACGGACTTCTCTCAATGTGGCGTGGATACGGTGAAGTTGGAAGCGGTGCTGCTCTGGTGATTGATACTTCAAAAATTAATACGAATGCGATTGAAGATATTCCACTTTCGATTGGTAGAGTTCACTATGCTACTCAAAACGAGAGGATTTCTTGGATAGAAAATAAAATAAAGGATTTGACCCATTTAATAAATATGCTTCCAAAATCCCAAAAGGTCTTTGAGTTTATGGCTCAAATCTGGTTTGAGAGACTTTTAATGTTTTCCTTGTTCACGAAGCATAAGGGTTTTTCAGAAGAACAAGAGTGGCGACTTGTATATGTGAAAGAACGCGATCCAAAATTTATTTTTTCTTCATTTTTAAGTTATTCGATCACTTCTCAGGGTGTGCATCCCAAATTAAAGTTAAGGCTTTCTGAATTTAGTAAAGCTTCTGATTTACTACCAGATTTTAATATCGCAGATCTAACGGACCGTATCCTACTGGGGCCAACTATATCATCTGAATTATCAGTACAGTCATTCCGCCGTATGTTTCGCTTAACTAGTCATCACTTGCTTGTGGATAAGATAAGAGCATCTACTATCCCTTTTAGGCCTTGA
- a CDS encoding nucleotidyltransferase substrate binding protein, which yields MTNPDIRWQQRFASYQKALLQLQGAVELSSQRALTSLEKQGVIQAFEFTHELAWNMLKDFLQDQGNQNIKGSKDATREAFKVELIGDGELWMAMIQSRNISSHTYDERTAERLVEVIIRDYYPLFVALKTEMEKYRP from the coding sequence ATGACCAACCCCGACATCCGCTGGCAGCAACGTTTTGCCAGTTACCAGAAAGCCTTATTGCAACTGCAAGGCGCGGTCGAACTCAGTTCGCAGCGCGCACTTACTTCGTTGGAAAAGCAAGGGGTGATTCAGGCATTCGAGTTCACGCATGAATTAGCCTGGAATATGTTGAAGGATTTTTTGCAGGATCAGGGCAATCAAAACATCAAAGGCTCAAAGGATGCCACGCGGGAAGCATTCAAAGTTGAGTTGATCGGCGACGGCGAGCTGTGGATGGCGATGATTCAGAGCCGCAATATCTCGTCGCATACGTACGATGAGCGTACCGCCGAACGGTTGGTGGAGGTGATCATTCGCGATTACTACCCGCTGTTCGTTGCGCTGAAAACGGAAATGGAAAAATACCGGCCATGA
- a CDS encoding histidine phosphatase family protein, with protein sequence MDFYCMRHGRTNYNDLGLCNDDPGRNVYLTETGIAQAQSAAHGLRGAVFERILVSPLPRTRQTAEIVNQYHAVPIEVHADLADIRSGFESQPVADYFAAISHDPLRARVNGGESLLDHKQRVLRFIDWLKTQPDEALLVVAHEETLRVFISYFEGGIADSQLRDLHVGNCEYRRYVLCR encoded by the coding sequence ATGGATTTTTACTGCATGCGCCACGGGCGCACGAATTACAACGACCTGGGTTTGTGTAACGACGATCCCGGCAGGAATGTGTATTTAACGGAAACCGGCATCGCGCAAGCGCAATCGGCGGCGCACGGCCTGCGGGGTGCGGTGTTTGAGCGCATCCTTGTTTCACCGTTGCCGCGCACGCGCCAAACGGCGGAGATCGTAAACCAGTATCACGCTGTGCCGATCGAGGTGCATGCCGATTTGGCCGACATCCGCTCAGGGTTCGAGAGCCAGCCTGTGGCGGACTATTTTGCCGCGATCAGCCACGATCCGTTGCGGGCGCGCGTTAACGGCGGCGAGTCGTTGCTCGATCACAAGCAGCGCGTGTTGCGCTTTATCGATTGGTTAAAAACGCAGCCGGATGAAGCGTTGCTGGTCGTCGCCCATGAAGAAACGCTGCGTGTATTTATTTCCTATTTTGAAGGTGGCATTGCGGATTCGCAATTGCGGGATCTGCATGTGGGGAATTGCGAATACCGGCGCTACGTTTTGTGCCGCTAG
- a CDS encoding HAD family phosphatase, producing MIDTIIFDAEGIVIDTETIWDKGQAIFLQRRGFVYDRERIKPLLTGRTLAEGVEVMKQAYQFDGDTETLARERADIVRDLFIHETTFIDGFLPFFATVRGRYKTCIATAMDQDLLKLVDQHLNLSALFANRIYTLDKVGYRSKPNPDIFLYAAQQLESSPGNCVVIEDAPHGIDAAKRAGMQCIAISTTYDAEKLQQADFVVNSYAEIDLAAVNQITSVGAG from the coding sequence ATGATCGATACCATCATTTTCGACGCCGAAGGGATCGTCATCGATACCGAAACGATCTGGGACAAAGGGCAGGCGATTTTTCTACAACGCCGGGGTTTCGTCTACGACCGGGAGCGCATCAAGCCGCTGCTCACCGGACGAACGCTGGCCGAGGGTGTGGAAGTAATGAAGCAAGCGTATCAATTCGACGGCGATACCGAGACTTTGGCGCGCGAACGCGCAGACATCGTGCGCGACTTGTTTATTCATGAAACGACCTTCATCGACGGTTTCCTGCCGTTTTTTGCAACCGTGCGCGGCCGCTATAAAACCTGCATCGCCACTGCGATGGATCAGGATTTGCTTAAACTGGTCGATCAGCACCTCAATCTTTCTGCTTTGTTTGCGAACAGAATTTATACGCTCGATAAAGTCGGCTACCGTTCCAAGCCCAATCCGGATATTTTTCTGTACGCCGCGCAGCAGCTCGAGTCATCACCCGGCAATTGTGTAGTCATCGAGGATGCGCCGCACGGCATCGACGCGGCAAAACGGGCCGGGATGCAGTGCATCGCGATCAGCACCACGTACGATGCGGAGAAATTGCAGCAAGCCGATTTTGTCGTCAACTCGTACGCGGAAATCGACCTTGCCGCGGTGAATCAAATTACATCGGTGGGAGCAGGTTAA
- a CDS encoding SMP-30/gluconolactonase/LRE family protein: protein MKKTAWIFTAAALAVTVYLCFWPVPVEPVSWQAPAAPGYTGPHTANNRLADIQLIALHGETGPEHMALARDGKLYAAMASGNIVRMNPGGTAQEVFVNTGGRVLGFDFDADGNLIAADAMKGLLSIGPDRAIRVLANAVNGDPIRYANAVVVAANGKIYFTDASTRFAPKEWGGTFAASILDIMEQSSTGRVLEYDPAHKTVRIVAQGLSFANGIALSQNEQTLFVSETGRYRVWKIAANADNLDVTQGSPQAAVLLDNLPGYPDNLMRGLDGKIWLGFAKPRNPIIDAMSDKPFLRQVTLRLPRALWPVPKAYGHVIAFNEEGKVLDDLQDPTGAYPETTAVTETRDQLYIQSLHAKELGWLAR, encoded by the coding sequence ATGAAAAAAACCGCCTGGATATTTACCGCCGCCGCTCTGGCCGTGACTGTGTATCTCTGCTTTTGGCCGGTACCGGTCGAGCCGGTGAGCTGGCAAGCACCCGCTGCGCCGGGATACACCGGCCCGCACACAGCGAATAACCGGCTCGCGGATATTCAACTAATCGCACTGCATGGCGAAACCGGGCCGGAGCATATGGCGCTGGCGCGCGATGGCAAGCTGTATGCCGCAATGGCGAGCGGCAATATCGTGCGCATGAACCCCGGCGGTACGGCGCAGGAAGTGTTCGTCAACACTGGCGGGCGCGTGCTGGGCTTCGACTTCGATGCTGACGGCAACCTGATCGCAGCCGACGCCATGAAAGGATTGTTGTCGATCGGGCCGGATCGCGCCATTCGCGTTCTGGCCAATGCCGTCAATGGCGATCCGATCCGTTACGCCAATGCGGTCGTGGTCGCGGCAAACGGCAAAATCTACTTCACCGATGCTTCAACCCGGTTTGCGCCGAAAGAATGGGGCGGCACTTTCGCAGCCAGTATTCTCGACATCATGGAACAATCCTCGACCGGACGTGTTCTCGAGTACGATCCCGCCCACAAAACGGTGCGCATCGTCGCCCAAGGATTGAGTTTTGCTAACGGCATCGCGCTGTCGCAAAATGAACAAACTCTGTTTGTCAGCGAAACAGGCCGCTATCGCGTGTGGAAAATCGCTGCCAACGCGGATAATCTCGATGTCACGCAAGGCTCGCCACAAGCCGCCGTGCTGCTCGACAATCTGCCCGGCTACCCGGATAACCTCATGCGCGGCCTCGACGGCAAGATCTGGCTCGGCTTCGCCAAGCCGCGCAACCCGATCATCGATGCCATGAGCGATAAACCATTTTTGCGTCAAGTCACGCTGCGTCTACCGCGAGCATTATGGCCGGTGCCCAAGGCCTACGGTCATGTGATCGCATTTAACGAAGAAGGAAAAGTGCTCGACGATTTACAAGATCCCACGGGCGCTTACCCGGAAACCACCGCCGTGACCGAAACGCGCGACCAGTTGTACATCCAAAGCCTGCATGCAAAAGAACTCGGCTGGCTGGCGCGTTGA
- a CDS encoding NnrS family protein: MNMLSTVRDHLSAAPHRSLFLAGALQGVLTVLWWIFDLTGRYGIAGSMTGWSVAPTWAHAFLMMYGFFPFFIFGFLFTTYPNWMNGEKVKPQEYVTTCLLMAGGVVLFYAGLLTHKAISITGVELMLSGWGIALYVLLRILLTAPAEDKRHARVTSVALVMGWLGMLAYLVWLVTGAVLALDCARVAGLWFFLLPIVLTVSHRMIPFFSSRVLENYDMVRPFWMLWLMLACIAAHGLLQCFELTGYLWLADFPLAGCALYLSYRWQLQRSFQVSLLAVLHISFAWFGVAMVLYAVQSLVYLASGNLILGLAPLHALGIGFFSGMILAMASRVTLGHSGRPLELDRFTWLLFLGFQATAAIRILADLIPAVAPMFYVLAALVWLSCFGLWAVKFAPIYWHARVDGKAG; the protein is encoded by the coding sequence ATGAATATGTTGTCGACTGTCCGCGATCATCTTTCCGCTGCGCCGCACCGCAGCCTGTTTCTGGCCGGCGCGCTGCAAGGCGTGCTGACCGTGTTGTGGTGGATCTTCGATCTGACCGGGCGCTACGGCATCGCCGGTTCGATGACCGGTTGGAGCGTCGCACCGACCTGGGCGCATGCGTTTTTGATGATGTACGGTTTTTTCCCGTTTTTTATTTTCGGTTTTCTGTTCACCACATACCCGAACTGGATGAACGGTGAAAAAGTGAAGCCGCAGGAATATGTCACGACCTGCTTGCTGATGGCAGGCGGCGTAGTGCTGTTTTATGCCGGTTTACTGACGCACAAAGCGATCAGCATTACCGGTGTGGAATTGATGCTGAGCGGCTGGGGCATCGCACTGTACGTGTTGTTGCGCATTCTGCTGACTGCACCAGCAGAGGACAAGCGTCACGCCCGCGTTACCAGTGTCGCGCTGGTGATGGGCTGGCTCGGTATGCTGGCCTATTTGGTGTGGCTGGTGACCGGTGCCGTGCTGGCGCTCGATTGCGCGCGCGTTGCAGGCTTGTGGTTTTTCCTGCTGCCGATCGTGCTGACCGTGTCGCACCGTATGATTCCGTTCTTCTCCAGCCGCGTGCTGGAAAATTACGACATGGTGCGGCCGTTCTGGATGCTGTGGCTGATGCTTGCCTGCATCGCCGCGCACGGTTTGCTGCAATGCTTTGAACTGACCGGCTATCTGTGGCTCGCCGACTTCCCGCTGGCCGGTTGCGCGCTGTATTTATCCTACCGCTGGCAATTGCAACGCAGCTTTCAAGTGAGCCTGCTGGCAGTGTTGCACATCTCATTCGCTTGGTTCGGCGTGGCTATGGTGCTCTACGCCGTGCAGAGTTTGGTGTATTTAGCCTCCGGCAATTTGATCTTGGGCCTCGCCCCGTTGCACGCACTTGGCATCGGCTTCTTCTCCGGCATGATCCTCGCCATGGCGTCGCGCGTCACCCTCGGCCACTCCGGACGGCCACTGGAACTCGACCGCTTCACCTGGCTGCTGTTCCTGGGCTTCCAAGCAACCGCCGCAATCCGCATTCTGGCCGACCTCATCCCGGCGGTTGCGCCGATGTTCTACGTGCTGGCGGCGCTCGTTTGGTTGAGTTGCTTTGGATTATGGGCGGTTAAGTTTGCGCCGATTTACTGGCATGCGAGAGTGGATGGGAAGGCGGGTTAA
- a CDS encoding terpene cyclase/mutase family protein yields the protein MTQITDIIHHAGHWLEQQQDKESKGWGERRGSHVNVLNTAEAVIALVDSGVCHAGSGSIRGAVDFLLKHQTLDGPDAGSWPRELTTDEGETIDIPDLVRTTYAIQALIKAGKGIDEQPLRLALVWLLGRRNEASKGWGYARGKPDALMPTCFALMALLDAYDAYPGAYQSELLQSLQHLVEVYYNGGGDDVRGSFGAPGSLQGIHTIYAALVLQIARNNNLSRYLEQEKQAIEWLLRNPDEAIRLREEWVEIDQTGVGDGQTGGYGFMVMTDTLLMKLLLGSGNIDDKKSALAHEAMHSLKDKIDDSTGAFYGPRLFSWATSKALSALAVLQKHAGAEYPDLPARAPESRAESGRWKTGPVIIGFVTLLSGLGFYLMIKEKFGLLEFSFFVFMMLAALLAYGAIGEKTFSELFSTVGGLLKKNDAKR from the coding sequence ATGACGCAGATCACTGACATTATCCATCATGCCGGTCATTGGCTGGAGCAGCAGCAGGATAAAGAATCCAAGGGATGGGGCGAACGCCGCGGCAGCCATGTCAACGTGCTGAATACCGCCGAAGCGGTGATCGCGTTGGTCGACAGTGGCGTTTGCCATGCCGGTTCGGGATCGATTCGCGGCGCGGTCGACTTTCTGCTGAAACATCAGACGCTGGACGGCCCGGATGCGGGTTCGTGGCCGCGCGAGCTCACCACCGACGAAGGCGAAACCATCGACATTCCCGATTTGGTGCGCACCACCTATGCGATTCAAGCGCTCATCAAGGCCGGCAAGGGCATCGACGAGCAGCCGCTGCGATTGGCGCTGGTTTGGCTGCTGGGACGCAGAAATGAAGCCAGCAAAGGCTGGGGGTATGCGCGCGGCAAGCCTGACGCGCTGATGCCAACATGTTTTGCGCTGATGGCTTTGCTGGACGCGTACGATGCCTATCCCGGCGCTTATCAGAGCGAGCTCTTGCAAAGTTTGCAGCATCTGGTGGAGGTCTATTACAACGGTGGCGGCGACGATGTGCGCGGTTCGTTCGGCGCGCCGGGTTCGCTGCAAGGCATACACACGATTTATGCCGCGCTGGTGTTGCAAATCGCGCGTAACAACAATTTAAGCCGTTACCTGGAACAGGAAAAACAGGCGATCGAATGGCTGCTGCGCAATCCCGATGAAGCCATCCGGCTGCGCGAGGAATGGGTGGAAATCGATCAAACCGGCGTTGGCGACGGCCAGACCGGCGGTTACGGTTTCATGGTAATGACCGATACTTTGCTGATGAAGCTGCTGCTTGGCTCGGGAAACATCGACGACAAAAAGAGCGCACTGGCACACGAGGCGATGCACAGTCTCAAAGACAAAATCGATGACAGTACCGGTGCTTTTTACGGGCCACGCTTATTTTCCTGGGCGACGTCGAAGGCGCTATCGGCGCTGGCGGTTTTGCAGAAGCACGCTGGCGCGGAATATCCCGATCTCCCGGCGCGCGCACCGGAGTCCCGTGCCGAATCCGGACGCTGGAAAACCGGCCCGGTGATCATCGGGTTTGTGACTTTGCTGTCCGGACTGGGTTTTTATCTGATGATCAAGGAAAAATTCGGTCTGCTCGAATTCAGCTTTTTTGTCTTCATGATGCTGGCAGCACTGCTGGCATACGGCGCCATCGGCGAGAAAACGTTCAGCGAGCTGTTCAGTACCGTCGGCGGTTTGCTAAAAAAGAACGATGCGAAGCGATAA
- a CDS encoding type II toxin-antitoxin system mRNA interferase toxin, RelE/StbE family: MSYTLIFTDSYKKRARRFAQKHPELKEPYRKVLELLSHNPFHPSLRIHALSGKLTGLHSVSINLSYRITLEIIITEKEIILVNVGNHEEVYRVG, encoded by the coding sequence ATGAGCTATACGCTCATTTTCACCGATAGCTACAAAAAGCGCGCGCGCCGCTTCGCGCAAAAACACCCGGAATTAAAAGAACCCTACCGCAAGGTGCTGGAACTACTCAGCCATAACCCTTTTCACCCTTCGCTGAGAATCCATGCACTTTCAGGCAAATTGACCGGATTGCATTCGGTATCGATCAATCTCAGTTACCGCATCACGCTGGAAATCATAATCACCGAGAAGGAAATTATTCTGGTCAATGTGGGAAATCATGAGGAAGTGTATCGGGTGGGATAA
- a CDS encoding zinc-dependent peptidase encodes MSWSLTNWHRNLILQHEGISDAIWTKLINLRCLKGLTLEEFARLRECVTLFLHDKQFYGAHELEITEEMRVTIALQACILILNLDLDYYRNWSQIIVYPGEFMLDYDYEDEFGIVHHVHHPASGEAWSAGPVILSWQDTAEPASHLGESVVIHEFAHKIDMLYEGANGCPELHASMSAYTWHDVFSKAYKKFCRQVDRQQETVIDPYAAENPGEFFAVLSEAFFELPLVTQEHFPAVYEQLALFYRQDPAQRWR; translated from the coding sequence ATGTCATGGAGTTTAACAAACTGGCATCGCAACTTGATCCTGCAACACGAAGGAATATCCGATGCCATCTGGACAAAACTGATCAACCTGCGCTGCCTCAAAGGACTTACCCTTGAGGAATTCGCGCGCTTGCGCGAGTGCGTGACGTTATTTCTGCACGACAAGCAATTCTACGGCGCGCATGAACTGGAAATCACCGAGGAAATGCGCGTGACGATCGCGCTGCAAGCGTGCATCCTGATTCTGAATCTCGACCTGGATTACTACCGCAACTGGAGCCAGATTATCGTCTATCCGGGCGAATTCATGCTGGATTACGATTACGAGGATGAATTCGGTATCGTGCATCATGTGCATCACCCTGCCTCGGGTGAGGCGTGGTCTGCCGGACCGGTGATTCTTTCCTGGCAGGATACGGCGGAACCGGCCTCGCACCTCGGGGAAAGCGTGGTGATCCACGAGTTCGCGCATAAGATCGACATGCTGTACGAGGGTGCCAACGGTTGCCCGGAATTGCACGCCAGTATGAGCGCGTACACCTGGCATGACGTGTTCAGCAAAGCCTACAAAAAATTCTGCCGCCAGGTCGACCGGCAGCAGGAAACGGTGATCGATCCGTATGCGGCGGAAAATCCGGGGGAGTTTTTCGCGGTGTTGAGCGAAGCATTTTTTGAGCTGCCGCTCGTCACGCAGGAGCATTTTCCTGCCGTTTACGAACAGCTCGCGTTATTTTACCGCCAAGACCCGGCGCAGCGCTGGCGCTGA
- a CDS encoding site-2 protease family protein, with protein sequence MDEIIQGIAIYALPVIFAITMHEAAHGYVAKQFGDLTAYSAGRISLNPARHIDPVGTILVPLSLFVLSKLTVGAGFLFGWAKPVPVNFANLRHPKRDMLWVAAAGPGANLLMAIFWALMIKLAIAMPGSSLAKPLALMGIAGIEINVVLMVLNLLPLPPLDGGRMTMSLLPHRWAYQFSQIEPYGFMILLVLLFSGILSTVIGPVILWVKIIIVSIFGLYI encoded by the coding sequence ATGGATGAAATCATTCAAGGCATTGCCATTTACGCGTTACCGGTGATTTTTGCCATCACCATGCACGAAGCGGCGCACGGCTATGTCGCCAAGCAATTCGGCGATCTCACCGCTTACAGCGCCGGCCGCATCAGCCTCAATCCGGCGCGGCATATCGATCCTGTCGGCACGATCCTGGTACCGCTATCGCTGTTTGTTCTGAGCAAACTGACCGTCGGCGCGGGATTCCTGTTCGGCTGGGCCAAACCGGTGCCGGTCAATTTCGCCAATCTGCGCCACCCGAAACGCGACATGCTGTGGGTCGCTGCTGCCGGACCCGGTGCCAATCTGCTGATGGCGATTTTTTGGGCGTTGATGATCAAACTGGCCATTGCCATGCCGGGAAGCAGCCTCGCCAAACCATTGGCGCTGATGGGGATCGCCGGAATCGAGATCAATGTCGTTCTGATGGTACTCAATTTGCTGCCATTGCCGCCGCTGGATGGCGGCCGCATGACCATGAGTTTGCTGCCCCATCGTTGGGCATACCAATTTTCACAGATTGAGCCTTACGGCTTCATGATATTGCTGGTATTGTTATTCAGCGGTATTTTGAGTACCGTGATCGGGCCGGTTATTCTGTGGGTTAAAATTATCATTGTGTCGATTTTCGGGTTATACATCTAA
- a CDS encoding type II toxin-antitoxin system Phd/YefM family antitoxin, producing the protein MITANDLKTKGIACVEESLTDKTEDIITVRGKECYVVMKIEQYHYLREMELEAALHEARQDMASGQFSKDTVDQHVDDIFNK; encoded by the coding sequence ATGATTACAGCCAACGATCTAAAAACCAAAGGGATCGCCTGCGTGGAAGAGAGTCTGACGGATAAAACGGAAGACATCATCACCGTGCGCGGCAAAGAGTGCTATGTCGTAATGAAAATCGAGCAATACCATTATTTGCGGGAAATGGAACTGGAAGCCGCGCTACACGAAGCGCGGCAGGACATGGCAAGCGGCCAATTCAGTAAGGATACGGTCGATCAGCACGTCGATGATATTTTCAACAAATGA